The Leptospira terpstrae serovar Hualin str. LT 11-33 = ATCC 700639 nucleotide sequence CTTTACCTTTTTTACATTGACTATCATTCTTCTATTTTTTATCAACAATAGGTAATGAACTTAAAATTCCGAGCGAAGGATTACACATCCGATGACTCGTTTGAATCAGCAGAATACGAGTATTTTGGCAATGAAAAAGAAGGTTGGGAGATTTCACGTAACGGAAGTCCCTACCTCCATCTAGGACCTGGTTATATCCCTCTCAAAACCATATCCTGCGGTGTTTGTTCCACTGACATTGACCGACGTTTTTTACCATTCCCTCTCCCACAGATCATTGGGCATGAAGTTCTTGCCGAAGGACTTGGTGAGAACCAAGGCAAACAGTATGTTGTCGAAATCAATGATACCTTTGAAGCACGCGGAGACAAAAACCAAGACGCTTTTTGTAACGAAGGAATCCCAACCCATTCCCCAGAAAGAAGGGTGCTCGGGATTGACCGGCTTCCTGGAGGTTTCGGTCCTTATATTTTAGCACCGATCCACGCAGCAATTTCCCTAGAAGGAGTTTCACCAAAAGCTGCGGTTCTTATGGAACCATTTGCTGCTGCCTTACAGGCGATCCTTGCTTCCCCTCCGAAACCGGGAGATCATGTGGCAGTTCTTGGACCACGAAGATTGGGAAGTTTAATTTTAGCGGCACTTGCCTCTTATCGAAAAACAAACCAATCAGATTTTCGCATAACTGCGATCACTCGCCATGATCATTTAGTGACTTTATCCAAAGCTATGGGTGCAGACGAAGTCGTAGACCTACGAAAAACTGACTTGAGTTTATTAAAAAACCAATTTGATATTGTTTACGATACAACTTCCACAGCGTCTGGTTTTGAATCTGCCTTACAAATAACCAAACGCGAAGTCCATCTCAAAACGACTAATGGACAAGTGATGGCAGGGATCGCCCACTTAACTGAGCTTGTGGTAGATGAACTTTCTATCCTTCCTTATTCAGAAGCAAATACATCGTTTCACTGGCAAAAGGAAACCCGCAAAAACCAGAATGTATTTGTGTTTAGCGGTGTATCGGAAATCATCAAAGAAAATTTAAAAAAACAATTCACAGTATTTGAAGGAAATTCTTTGGAAGCGGAAACTTTTTTAAACTCCGATGCATTTTCCAATCGAGTTCCTCGTTTTGACTTTGTTGTTGTATCCAATCCTGAAGAGTTGAGCCT carries:
- a CDS encoding alcohol dehydrogenase catalytic domain-containing protein — protein: MNLKFRAKDYTSDDSFESAEYEYFGNEKEGWEISRNGSPYLHLGPGYIPLKTISCGVCSTDIDRRFLPFPLPQIIGHEVLAEGLGENQGKQYVVEINDTFEARGDKNQDAFCNEGIPTHSPERRVLGIDRLPGGFGPYILAPIHAAISLEGVSPKAAVLMEPFAAALQAILASPPKPGDHVAVLGPRRLGSLILAALASYRKTNQSDFRITAITRHDHLVTLSKAMGADEVVDLRKTDLSLLKNQFDIVYDTTSTASGFESALQITKREVHLKTTNGQVMAGIAHLTELVVDELSILPYSEANTSFHWQKETRKNQNVFVFSGVSEIIKENLKKQFTVFEGNSLEAETFLNSDAFSNRVPRFDFVVVSNPEELSLAIRPNPKNENSLVRPRGAILVDCNQTKNWPENASLVGTFFSAGKEIHSSRCGDFHMAISLLRDNPEITHALETNLISHRFSSDQLELAYATAKDPSSVKVVVDFK